In Providencia rettgeri, the following proteins share a genomic window:
- a CDS encoding heavy metal translocating P-type ATPase has product MTTNIPNTSANRLSLPVEGMTCASCVGRVEKALKAVVNIDTAVVNLATERADITFKGHVDPDSAVRAIESSGYKVREETTELAIEEMTCASCVGRVEKALSQIPGVLEANVNLATERARIRHLSGAVTIEDLEAAIVQAGYKPRRLSDTTTDANEQANERRENEERSLRRALFTAAIFTLPVFIIEMGSHFIPGIHHWVSENLGQQLNWYIQFVLATIVLFGPGLRFFQKGVPALLRAAPDMNSLVAVGTAAAYGYSVVATFMPQVLPAGTANVYFEAAVVIVTLILLGRTLEARAKGKTSQAIKRLVGLQAKTARVERDGKMLEIPLDQVIANDIVFVRPGEKIPVDGEVIEGTSYVDESMITGEPIPVSKDIGSEVVGGTINKTGAFSFRVTKTGSNTVLAQIIRLVEEAQGSKLPIQALVDKVTMWFVPAVMAGAVITFFIWLIFGPDPALTFALINAVAVLIIACPCAMGLATPTSIMVGTGRAAELGVLFRKGEALQALRDVTVVALDKTGTLTKGRPELTDLIPADGFEYDEVLSLVAAIETRSEHPIAEAIVNAANEKGLPLAAIEKFEAIPGFGISAKVGSHAVSVGADRFMKQLGLDVSHFQQSAQRLGEQGKSPLYAAIDGRLAAIIAVADPIKETTPEAINALHALGLKVAMITGDNAATAAAIAKQLGIDEVAAEVLPDGKVAALKQFRINGNKVAFVGDGINDAPALAEADVGLAIGTGTDVAIEAADVVLMSGDLRGVVDAIALSQATIRNIKQNLFWAFAYNALLIPVAAGLLYPINGTLLSPILAAAAMALSSVFVLGNALRLKRFQAPMKNSLSQ; this is encoded by the coding sequence ATGACAACAAATATACCTAACACCTCCGCCAACAGGCTGAGTTTGCCAGTAGAAGGCATGACTTGTGCATCCTGTGTCGGTCGTGTTGAAAAAGCATTAAAAGCTGTCGTAAATATTGATACTGCGGTCGTGAACTTAGCAACAGAACGTGCAGACATTACTTTTAAAGGTCATGTTGACCCTGATTCTGCAGTTCGAGCAATCGAGAGTTCAGGTTATAAAGTTCGTGAAGAAACAACCGAATTGGCGATTGAAGAGATGACTTGTGCGTCTTGTGTCGGCCGCGTTGAAAAAGCATTATCACAAATACCTGGAGTGCTTGAGGCAAATGTTAACTTAGCCACTGAGCGCGCCCGTATTCGCCATTTATCTGGAGCCGTGACTATCGAGGATCTAGAAGCGGCGATAGTTCAAGCAGGCTATAAGCCTCGCCGGTTGTCAGACACCACGACCGATGCAAATGAGCAAGCCAATGAGCGTCGTGAAAATGAAGAACGTTCACTGCGTCGCGCTTTATTCACTGCTGCAATTTTTACATTACCTGTATTTATAATCGAAATGGGTTCACATTTCATTCCAGGGATCCACCACTGGGTATCTGAAAACCTTGGACAGCAACTCAATTGGTATATCCAATTTGTATTAGCCACCATCGTTCTATTCGGCCCAGGTTTACGTTTCTTCCAAAAAGGTGTTCCTGCGCTATTACGTGCAGCTCCAGACATGAACTCACTTGTTGCTGTAGGTACTGCGGCAGCTTATGGGTATTCTGTCGTCGCAACGTTTATGCCGCAGGTCCTCCCGGCTGGCACGGCAAATGTGTACTTTGAAGCCGCGGTCGTTATCGTGACCTTAATTCTACTGGGTCGTACATTAGAAGCTCGCGCAAAAGGAAAAACATCTCAAGCAATTAAACGTCTTGTTGGGTTACAAGCTAAAACAGCCCGAGTGGAACGTGACGGAAAAATGCTTGAGATCCCACTGGATCAAGTCATCGCCAATGATATTGTTTTCGTGCGTCCCGGTGAGAAAATTCCTGTCGATGGCGAAGTCATTGAAGGGACTTCCTATGTCGATGAGAGCATGATCACGGGAGAACCAATCCCTGTATCCAAAGACATTGGTTCTGAAGTTGTTGGCGGCACAATAAATAAAACGGGTGCATTTAGTTTCCGAGTAACGAAAACAGGCTCGAATACCGTATTAGCGCAAATTATTCGTTTAGTTGAAGAAGCACAAGGGTCAAAATTACCTATCCAAGCGTTAGTGGATAAGGTCACTATGTGGTTTGTTCCTGCTGTTATGGCGGGGGCAGTGATCACATTCTTCATTTGGCTCATTTTTGGCCCAGATCCCGCGCTGACTTTTGCCCTGATTAACGCTGTCGCCGTACTAATCATCGCATGTCCATGTGCAATGGGCCTTGCAACACCGACATCCATCATGGTCGGAACTGGGCGTGCGGCTGAATTAGGCGTGCTATTTCGCAAAGGAGAAGCATTGCAAGCGCTACGTGATGTCACTGTTGTCGCGCTTGATAAAACAGGCACATTGACGAAAGGCCGTCCAGAACTGACTGACTTGATCCCAGCCGATGGCTTTGAATATGATGAAGTTTTATCCTTAGTTGCCGCGATTGAAACACGCTCTGAGCACCCTATTGCAGAAGCGATTGTGAACGCAGCCAATGAGAAAGGTTTGCCATTAGCGGCTATTGAAAAGTTTGAAGCCATCCCTGGATTTGGTATTTCAGCAAAAGTGGGGAGTCATGCGGTTTCTGTCGGTGCCGACCGCTTTATGAAACAACTTGGTTTGGATGTCAGTCACTTCCAGCAATCGGCGCAACGCCTAGGAGAACAAGGGAAAAGTCCCCTGTACGCAGCTATTGATGGACGTTTAGCGGCAATCATCGCTGTGGCGGATCCAATAAAAGAAACAACCCCAGAAGCAATTAACGCGCTACACGCTTTAGGCCTGAAAGTTGCGATGATTACTGGTGATAACGCAGCGACTGCCGCTGCTATCGCTAAACAACTTGGCATCGATGAAGTTGCGGCCGAAGTATTACCTGATGGCAAAGTTGCAGCACTAAAACAGTTCCGAATCAATGGCAATAAGGTCGCATTTGTGGGTGATGGTATTAATGATGCCCCTGCACTTGCCGAAGCTGATGTGGGGTTAGCAATTGGTACAGGAACCGATGTTGCTATCGAAGCGGCCGATGTTGTACTGATGTCTGGAGACCTGCGCGGTGTTGTTGACGCAATTGCATTAAGTCAGGCAACTATCCGTAACATAAAACAGAACCTATTTTGGGCATTTGCTTACAATGCACTGTTGATCCCTGTTGCTGCGGGTCTGCTCTACCCAATTAACGGTACTTTGCTTTCTCCTATTCTAGCAGCGGCGGCAATGGCACTTTCCAGCGTCTTCGTATTAGGTAACGCTTTACGCCTAAAACGCTTTCAAGCACCCATGAAAAATAGCCTCTCTCAATAA